The Oncorhynchus masou masou isolate Uvic2021 chromosome 8, UVic_Omas_1.1, whole genome shotgun sequence genome has a window encoding:
- the abhd11 gene encoding sn-1-specific diacylglycerol lipase ABHD11, with protein MSVFCRLLSRGLLCGRATCRFVTGQQDFSGGVLRMTRAVGSTSPVNLTYDVFDGTGDGTPLVFLHGLFGSKSNFHSIAKSLVQRTGRKVLTVDARNHGTSTHSTDLTYEAMTNDLTHLLAQLHIGKCVLIGHSMGGKVAMTTALSQPGLVERLVVVDISPAQTTTRTNFHSYIQAMKDVKISSDIPRSTARRMAEDQLRKLVKERSVRQFLLTNLVEQNGHYAWRVNLDAIAAHLDDIMSFPTFETTYEGPTLFLGGASSAYISSEDYPEIQRLFPCADIQYIPDASHWIHADKPLDFISSISSFLQP; from the exons ATGAGTGTTTTCTGTCGTTTACTCTCGAGAGGACTTCTCTGCGGACGGGCAACATGTCGGTTTGTAACCGGACAGCAGGATTTCAGCGGTGGCGTGCTGCGGATGACTCGGGCGGTTGGCTCGACCAG CCCTGTGAACCTAACCTATGACGTGTTTGACGGGACAGGGGACGGCACCCCCCTGGTGTTCCTCCATGGGCTGTTTGGCAGCAAGTCCAACTTCCACTCTATAGCCAAGTCCCTGGTGCAGAGGACAGGTCGAAAG GTGCTGACGGTCGACGCCCGTAACCACGGTACCAGCACACACAGCACCGATCTGACCTATGAGGCGATGACCAATGACTTGACGCACTTGCTCGCCCAGCTGCACATCGGGAAATGCGTCCTGATTGGCCACAGCATGGGGGGCAAGGTCGCCATGACAACAGCCCTGTCGCAG CCTGGCCTGGTGGAGAGGTTGGTAGTGGTGGACATCAGTCCAGCCCAGACCACCACCCGTACCAACTTCCACTCCTACATCCAGGCCATGAAGGATGTGAAGATCTCTAGCGACATCCCTCGCTCGACCGCCCGCCGCATGGCCGAGGACCAGCTACGCAAACTGGTCAAG GAGCGCTCAGTGCGCCAGTTCCTGCTGACCAACCTGGTGGAGCAGAATGGACACTACGCCTGGAGAGTCAATCTGGACGCCATTGCCGCACACCTTGATGACATCATGAGCTTCCCAACATTCGAAACCACATACGAGGGCCCCACCCTCTTCCTGGGCGGAGCCAGTTCTGCCTACATCAG TTCTGAGGACTATCCAGAGATCCAGCGGTTGTTCCCATGTGCAGACATCCAGTACATCCCAGACGCCAGCCACTGGATCCACGCAGACAAACCCCTGGACTTCATAAGCTCCATCAGCTCCTTCCTGCAGCCCTAA
- the bicdl2l gene encoding bicaudal-D-related protein 2-like: MGDPVPFSILNERLRPQLTAMEQLCYSLHTLEDGHQLPGIVSGSSTTRSTTLRDEIQTQDDSSSTTTEPEDDPEKEDVVTERLTSLTEEGDNCHDLLTMTSTCLMQSLNAEDAGPDGSGELIVVKESLAIENGDPGVLTMVSEGDGPDEVSEDKSPFRRSYVARTLPDLIRSGQQLGRRRTLGPVSDTLKEVRREVALSVRRSLRLKAQVDKLQENRDEPGWIQHREKVTEEVQSVLRLLLPLTEAESSTVEPSVQDNSLDTALVLLQNVARKLALSHTAQDAQFWVKKGNGMDDSVVLQQALRDRDDAMDKKKAMEAELLRSKTEMMLLNNQLLEAVQKRLELSLELEAWKDDIQRILQQQLQSQQAAEQAQRKPSRLGLLRRTKEPAHQRPASTPALQRTPVTWRDRLKRGKTGHHGDQDAAQASPVSRSSSSSSRLEGFHTIDL, translated from the exons ATGGGAGACCCTGTGCCTTTCTCCATCCTGAACGAGAGACTGAGACCACAGTTGACTGCCATGGAACAACTCTGCTACTCCCTGCACACCCTGGAAGATGGACACCAGCTGCCTGGCATTGTCAGTGGCAGTTCAACCACACGGTCTACAACACTGAGAGATGAAATACAAACACAGGATGATTCAAGCTCGACCACGACCGAACCAGAGGATGACCCAGAGAAGGAGGATGTGGTCACAGAAAGGTTGACTTCGCTGACCGAAGAGGGGGACAACTGTCATGATCTGTTGACCATGACCAGTACCTGCTTGATGCAATCTTTGAACGCAGAAGATGCTGGTCCTGATGGTTCTGGTGAGCTGATTGTGGTCAAGGAGAGTTTGGCCATAGAGAATGGCGATCCAGGTGTTTTGACCAtggttagtgagggagatggtcCTGATGAGGTCAGTGAGGATAAGAGCCCTTTCAGACGGAGCTACGTAGCCCGAACCTTACCGGACCTCATCAGGAGTGGACAACAGCTCGGCAGACGCAGAACATTAGGACCAGTGTCCGACACG TTGAAGGAAGTGCGTCGGGAGGTGGCGCTGTCAGTGAGACGCAGTCTGAGGCTGAAGGCTCAGGTGGACAAACTACAGGAGAACAGAGACGAACCGGGATGGATCCAACACAGGGAGAAG gttacagAGGAGGTTCAGTCCGTTCTGAGGTTGTTGCTTCCTCTGACAGAAGCAGAGTCCAGCACAGTAGAACCATCTGTTCAGGACAACAGTCTGGATACAGCGCTGGTCCTGCTGCAGAACGTCGCACGCAAACTAGCTCTCAGCCACACAGCACAG GATGCCCAGTTCTGGGTTAAGAAAGGGAATGGTATGGATGACAGTGTTGTTCTACAACAGGCACTACGGGACAGAGACGATGCCATGGACAa GAAGAAGGCCATGGAGGCGGAGCTTCTCCGCAGTAAGACAGAGATGATGTTACTGAACAACCAGCTGTTGGAGGCTGTGCAGAAACGACTGGAGCTCTCACTGGAACTAGAGGCCTGGAAG GACGACATCCAGAGGATCCTGCAGCAGCAGCTCCAGAGCCAGCAGGCAGCAGAACAAGCCCAGAGGAAACCCTCCCGTCTGGGGCTGCTGAGGAGAACTAAAGAACCCGCACACCAGAGGCCAGCCTCCACCCCTGCCCTACAACGCACCCCTGTTACCTGGAGGGACAGGCTGAAGAGGGGGAAGACGGGTCACCATGGTGACCAGGATGCAGCGCAGGCGTCACCGGTGTCGCGGTCGTCGAGTAGCAGCAGCAGACTGGAGGGGTTTCATACCATAGACTTATAA